The window CCCTTACTCCTTCGGAGTCACTTCGCGATTTCTCTGCGCTAGCAGTACGCACAGCTATGCGCTACGCGTAGGCTACGCCAACACGCTTACTGATATTTTTAATCAAATTTACAAGTTTTTAATCCATGATTACCGTTGCATTGCCGAAAGGCGCACTCTTATCTGATAGCATTCGCCTCCTACAAGCTGTTGGATTAGACTTTAGTGCTTTTCTGGACAAAACTAATCGTCAACTTCAAATTTATGACCCTACTAACACAGCCAAAGCTTTGTTAGTTAGGGCGCAAGACGTTCCGGTGTATGTAGAATATGGTCAGGCACAACTGGGAATTGTTGGTTATGACGTTTTGAAGGAGAAGACATCCCAAGTTGCTCATTTAGTTGACTTAAAGTTTGGCGGTTGTCGTTTGTCAGTAGCCGTAAAAGAGTCAAGTCCTTATCGTTCAGTATTAGAATTACCACCACACGGTCGAGTTGCCTCAAAGTTTGTTCATTGCGCCCGTGAATACTTCAACAGCTTAGATTTACCTGTAGAAATTGTTCCTCTCTCTGGTTCAGTAGAACTAGGGCCAATTACAGGGATGTCTGAAGCAATAGTTGATTTAGTTTCAACTGGTCGCACTCTTAAAGAAAACGGCTTGATTGAAATTGAAATACTATTTCAAAGCACTGCTAGGTTAATTGCCCATCCTCTCAGTTATCGCCTCAACACAGGAAACCTCAATCAGTTAGTTGAGCAAATTCGGGACTCTACGCTGGCTGTAGTTTGATGATCGTATTTGATAAAATGTCAAGCATTGCTAAGGTTGCTCCATGAGTAGGTCGTCGTCAAAGACAAAGGTTGTATCAAATCAGAGAAAATCCTCTGATGGTAAATTATTAAATAGCGATCGCGAAACTGATTGGCGGTTATTTCTGCGATTAGTACCATACGCCCGCCGCAGTGGGCCCGAACTAGCTATTTCTTTAGTATTGCTAGTGCCTCTAGCAATATCAGGCGCAATCCAGCCGTTGATTATTGGAGAAGCGATTTCCTTAATTCGCCAAGAGTCTACAAAGTTTGCTTTTCTTCAAGGCAAATCTTTAGAAGAAGGAATCAATCTTCTCGCCACTTTATTACTGTTAACGATGGTCATCCGACTATTGTTTACAGCAATTCAAGGATACACCGTCCAAAAAGTCGGGCAAAAAATTACTGCTGATATTCGCGCAGATTTATTTGAACACGTCACCCATTTAGCAGTGCGATTTTTTGATCGCACACCAGTCGGAAAATTAATTACCCGCCTTACCAGTGATGTAGAAGCTTTGGGTGATGTGTTTACCACGGGTGCTATTGGAATTGTCAGTGATTTGTTTTCAATTGTAGTAATTGCAGTTGCCATGTTTGCTTTGCAATGGCAAATAGCTTTAATGCTAGTACTAATGCTAGTGCCAGTAACTGCTTTAATTATTTACTTTCAACAGCAGTATCGTAAGGCAAATTATAAAGCCAGAGAAGAACTATCCAGCCTCAACTCCATGCTGCAAGAAAACATCGTTGGCGTAAACATTGTACAGCTATTTCGGCGCGAGAAATACAACGCTGAAATGTTTCGCAGCATTAACAATCAGTACATCAAAGAACTAGATAAAACCATCTTTCATGACTCAGCAGTATCTGCCACACTAGAATGGATTTCCTTAATTGCGATCGCCGCAGTACTATGGTTAGGTGGATCAATGGTATTAGGCAACACCCTCAGTTTTGGTGTTTTATCTGCATTTATCCTTTACGCTCAACGTTTATTCGATCCCTTAAGGCAATTTGCTGAAAAATTCACAGCCATTCAATCTGGATTTACCGCAGTTGAGCGCATCAATGATATTTTAAATGAACCAATAGAAATCCGCGATCCAGAACAAGCTTTAGAAAAACGTTTTAGCATCTCATCTCCAGATGATAAAAATAGATCTGGTGAAATTCGCTTTGAAAATGTTTGGTTTGCCTACAAAAATGATGAATATGTAATAAAAGACTTAGATTTTATTATCTATCCTGGTGAAAAAGTTGCTTTAGTTGGCCCCACAGGTGCAGGTAAAAGTTCAATAATCCGTTTACTCTGTCGTCTTTATGAACCAACAAAAGGACGCATTTTAATAGATGGAATTGATATTCGCGACTTGCCACAAACAGAACTGAGAAGACATCTAGGCGTTATTCTGCAAGAAGGATTTCTCTTTGCAGGAGATGTCAAAACTAACATCACACTCGGAGAAACTTACTCACTAGACGAAATCCGTACAGCAGCACAGATAACCAACGTTGACCAATTTATTGAACAGCTGCCCCAAGGATACGATACCCAGTTACGGGAGCGAGGCACAAATTTATCTGGTGGTCAAAAACAACTATTAGCATTTGCCCGTTCAGCAATTCGTAATCCGCATATATTAGTACTAGACGAAGCAACCGCTAGTTTAGACGTTGGTACAGAAGCATTAATTCAAGATGCCCTTGACCGATTATTGGTAGAGCGTACTGCAATTATTATTGCTCACCGACTTTCAACAATTCGTAATGTTGATCGCATTTTTGTACTAAAACAGGGCAGTTTAATAGAGTCAGGTAGTCACGACGAATTATTAGAGCAAGGCGGAGTTTATGCAAGTTTGTACAACTTACAAATGTTAGGAACTTAACAATTAACAATGATCAATTAACAATTATCAATGAAGACAAAAAATTAACCTCATCTAAGCTAACCGCATTTAAATTGTACATTTTTAATTGAGAGAAAAGTTATTAAACCCTATAACCCTCTTCCCTCCCTCCTCTCCTCCTCAAACAGAAAATTTATAAACACAGCAGCTTATGACTTCCACCTCGCCAGTAGCTCAAGATTTAAATAATTCATTAGCATCAATAGATGCTGCTATTTGGTCTAAGTTACTGCAACAACTACTTGATAAAGAATCATTATCTTGTGAACAAGCATCACAACTAATGCAAGGGTGGCTAATTGAAGAAATTCCCCTAGTGCTATCAGGGGCAATTTTAGCTGCCTTGCAAGCTAAAGGCATTTCTGCGGATGAATTAGCTGGAATGGCTCAAGTTTTACAAGCTCAATCCTCATCATTATCCACTCCCCACTCCTCGCTTCCCACTCCCTTAATTGATACCTGCGGTACAGGTGGAGATGGAGCATCAACCTTTAATATTTCTACTGCTGTTGCCTTTGTAGCTGCTGCTGCTGGTGTTCCAGTAGCGAAACATGGCAACCGTTCTGCCTCTAGCAAAGTTGGTTCTGCTGACGTTTTAGAAGCATTAGGTATCAATTTGAATGCTGCTAGTGACAAGGTACACGCAGCAGTTCAAGAAGTAGGGATTACGTTTTTATTTGCTCCTGGTTGGCATCCCGCGTTGAAAGCTGTGGCATCTTTGCGAAAAACTTTGAAGGTGCGGACAGTTTTTAATTTATTAGGGCCATTGGTGAATCCGCTACGCCCTACTGGTCAAATAATAGGTGTGTCTGACCCTACGTTAGTATCAACAATTGCTCATGCTTTAAAGCAGTTAGGTACATCACAAGCAATTGTTGTGCATGGACGCGAAAAACTAGACGAAGCTGGTTTGGGAGACTTAACAGATTTGGCAGTACTGTCTAACGGTGAGGTGCAGCTAACTAGCATAAATCCCCAAAATGTAGGTTTAACACCAGCAACTTTGGGCGCATTGCGTGGTGGAGATGTTACAGAAAATGCTGAAATTTTGAAGAATGTGTTACAAGGAAATGGCACACCATCTCAACAAGATGTCGTAGCTTTGAATGCTGCTTTAGCACTCCAGGTAGGGGGTGCTGTACCTCTGGAAGATCATGCTCAAGGCATTTCTATAGCTAAAGATATTCTAAATACAGGTGCAGCCTGGTCAAAGTTAGAGCAATTAGTTGAGTTTCTTAGAGATTAAAAGTAACCAATAGCAGCGCGCCAATGATTGAGAGTGAATACTGCTATAGCCTCATAATTAAGTTGAGTTTATTAATATTAGAAAATGACCCGTGTAATCGGTTTAATCAGTGGTACGTCTGTAGATGGAATTGATGCAGCTTTAGTAGAAATTAGTGGTGAAGAGGCAGATTTAAAAGTAGAGCTTTTAACTGGCTCAACTTATCCTTACCCACTCGCGTTGAGACAACAAATTCTGGATGTCTGCGCGGGTAAAGCTATTTCTATGGCAGAATTGGCAGAATTGGATGATGCGATCGCTTATGAATTTGCTCAAGCTGCCCAAGCTGTTCAAGTTAACCACAAAAATCCTCAATTAATTGGTTCACACGGGCAAACCGTCTATCATCGACCTTTAAAGCAACAATCCCCAGCAAATTCTCCTGCTATCAACATGGCATATAGCTTACAACTAGGTAGGGGTGCTTTAATTGCTGATTTGACTCGTATCCCCACTGTAAGTAACTTTCGAGTAGCTGATATTGCTGCTGGTGGAGAAGGTGCGCCTTTAGTCCCTAAGATAGATGCCTGTTTACTAGGACATCCCACTAAAGCTCGGTGTATACAAAATATTGGTGGAATTGGCAATGTTGCTTATTTACCAGCTACAAATGACACTGAAAATGTAAATATTTCTGGTTGGGATACTGGCCCTGGAAATACTTTATTAGATATAGCAGTACAGCAGTTAAGCGACGGTAGCCAAACCTATGACAAAGACGGTAAGTGGGCGGCTACTGGAACTCCCTGCGATGCTTTAGTTCAGCAGTGGCTAACTCAAGAATACTTCCAAATTACTCCCCCAAAATCTACTGGTAGAGAGCATTTTGGCAGAGAATATTTACAGCAATGTTTAACTGATGCTCATAGCTATAATCTTAGCCCAGCCGATTTGTTAGCAACACTAGCAGAGTTTACAGTTGCATCAATTGTTCACAGTTACCGCAACTTTCTACCCCAAATGCCAGATGAGGTGCTATTGTGTGGCGGTGGTAGCCGCAATCTTTATTTAAAAGAACGCTTGCAAGCGCAGATTAATCCGATACCAGTATTAACCACCGATGAAGCTGGTGTGAGTGCAGATTTCAAAGAAGCGATAGCTTTTGCAGTTTTAGCTTATTGGCATCAATTAGGCATTACTGGTAACCTAATCCAAGCTACAGGCGCTAGACAACCAGCCATACTTGGGGAACTTTATCTACCTATTGGGTAACTATTGCAACAAAAATTGAATTAATCCAGTTTTTGCTCTGGGTTAATTTGTTTTGATATGCGTTTTAATTACCCAAAATGCAGATTCTGAGAGCCTGAGTGAGTATGGTTTTAAGGTTATAATTTTAAAATGGTAATGAAGTAAACAACCACAGCCATTTTGTCTGAAAGTTAAATTCTTCACTGCCCGGTCAATCAAAAACACTACAGCAACAAAACAAGATACCGATCTTTATTGTCAGATACATCTATTCTTAACTGAATAAAGAATGATGAATCGGCAGTGTTCGACATCTTAGATCAGGTAACAATCGTGGCACACTCGTTTTTAATGGAACCAGGACGCTGGACGCTTCAGGGCAATTGGCTGGAGCGTGATGAAATGCCAATAAGTGTCAAAGGCAAAACCTTAGTAGCTTGGGGACGCGAAAACTGGTACACGATGGTCACTAAGCTAGTATTTCCTGGTGGCGAACGCGATGAAATTTCCTTTCAATACAAAGGACATCTTGATATGGGAGAGCGCCAATATACTTTCGTACTACAACATAGCCTTTTAGGTCGTGTAGAGGGGGAAGGTTGGGTAGCTCCAGAATCAATTGTGCAACGCTATTGGGTGCTAGGCGATCGCCAACGGCGAAACGGCTTTGAAACATTTTATCGGTTGAATGACAATACCTATTATTTATCAAGTGGCATCATCGCGGTTAATAACTTAACAAGTGCGATGGAAGTCACTCTAGAGCGACAGACAGAATAAAAATAAAATTATTAAAGAGTGATAATTCGTATTGTTAGTCTAGCTCAGGCATCTACCATCAGCTTGGGAGTTCAGGTAGGGCTATGATTATGCCCTTGTATAACTGCTCCAAGGTATATCGGGGCAGAAAGTTATGAGTCCAGATCTTAAAAAAAGTCGGTTATTAGCGAACCGCTATCAACTGGTAGGGTTGGTAGGCAAAGGTTCAATGGGTGAGGTATATCAAGCTAATGATGTATTACTCGGAGGAGTAAGCGTCGCCGTTAAGTTTCTCTCCCAAGCACTTTTGAATCAAACAAAACGCGATCGCTTTCAGCGCGAAGCTACTATCTGTGCTTTGTTAGGAGAAACGAGTATTCATATTGTTCGAGTTAGAGATTATGGCTTAGATGAAAGAGAAATTCCTTTCTACGTCATGGAATATCTCCAAGGAGAAAGCTTAAGGGCTATTATCAAACCACAACCTCTCCCCTTACCACGATTTCTTAATCTATCTCGTCAAATTTGTTTAGGGCTACAGTGCGCTCACCAAGGTATCTTGATGAATGACAACCTGTCCCCAATTATTCATCGCGATATTAAACCTAGTAACATCCTCATCCTTCAAGACCACAGCGTAGGAGAATTAGCCAAAATTCTCGACTTTGGCATTGCCCAGCTTCAGTCAGATATCATCAAACCTAGATCATTTATGGGTACTCCGGCATATTGTTCACCAGAACAAATGCTAGGCAAAGAGTTAGACAATCGCTCAGATATTTATAGTCTGGGTGTGATGATGTTTGAAATGTTGACTGGTGAAAAACCAATTAAAGCTGAGATAAATTCACTTCCAGGTTGGCAAAAAGCTCATCTCTCCCAAACTCCTAGTTTTGAATCTATCAGATCTGATTTCAAATTGCCCAAAAAGTTGCAAGATTTAGTAATAAGTTGTCTTGCTAAATCATCAAGCGATCGCCCTGAAAGTGTTACCGCAATATTAAGAGAATTAGCATCTCTTGAGAAAAAATTTGCAAATCAACAAGCTGAACAGCACAAAGACGCTATTTTTACCCAACCGCCGCCCACCACTGAACCAAAAACAAAATCTCCCCAGGGATTTGACGAAATATTTTGGGTTACTTCTTGGCCAAAGGATAAACCTCAAGCCGAAATTGTATTTCCGCATATACTGCACAATAACCACCAGTCATTTGCAACGCTTTGGGTGATGTTTTCCCAAGAAGAAATTAAAAAGCGTTTACTTAGCACTCGTTACAACCAATTTTTGTTTTTGGTGTCCCCTCATCCAATGATTTTGTGGATTACTACTCTATACACAAAAGAACACGGCGCTCGTTGGCTTCCTTGCTATCTAGATCTCAAAACCTCAGTTGGACAGAAAATTACGCGACTTTTAGCAGACACTGGTAGATATCGAATTTTACTTTTTGCTATTGAACAACCATCACGTTGTAGTCAGGTTGTGACTGCAACAATTGCCCCTGCTCAGTGTAAATTGTTAGAAAGTTGGGCTAATATGAGCAATACGGCGATTTCATTATCTGACGGGCAAATGAGTAAAAAACTGCTCAAACAAGAGTTGGATAAACTTAAACCTAAAATATTGATGAGACTGTCAGCTACTCAAACTGATTTACCAAGAGATATTTCAGGATAAAATTAAAGCAGTTTACACCCTAAGCAAATATACCCCTACTAAACTTTATTGTTAATAAAATAATTTAGCAAAGGCAGCGCAGGCTGAATATAAATAAAAAAATTATAAACTTCCAAATAATTATAGGTATTGTTTTAATTTGATATTTGTTTAAATTGTGATCCTTACATTGAAAATTCTCAAGGTAACTTTAAAATTATTTGATTAATAAATCATATAATAATCTAAATTAATTCAGCTCAATAATATTTTTAACCTCACAGGTAAAAAGTTTAGCAATTCTAATTAGAGCAAATCATCCAGAATAATCTATTTAGTTGACGCCCCAACATCCCCAGCTTTTTTCCTCAGAGGAACCCAGCTAGAGAAGGAGGTCGCCCACCATATAGGAAGGCTCTACTCAAAATGAGCATTGGGTTCTAGACCCCATTGGTGCTTGAGTAGATTTTTATAGGTTTCTTCACGCATCATCATTTGTTTGTATAACTGTACTAAAAACTGTTGTGCTTGTTCATGGCTCATATGCTCCACTTGGGTTTCAAAGGAACGGATACTAAATTGCTGTTCTAAAGATAGTTCAATTGGCTGAGACATAATAGCTCCTACTAAAGAGAGAAACTAGGGTTAATTTGTTGAAAAGCGAGAGAGGTAAAGGATTTAGCAGTGGTGGGCTACTGATGTGTACCTCTGTATTAAGAAAGATAACAATTATTTGACAAAATCGCACTCCTTCTAAATGGGTAATCGTGATAAACCAAAAGATGTAAAAAACTTTGGGAAAGTTTCCTAGTCTTAACTACAGATACCAAGTCGGAGTAATTCAAGAGATAGAGGACGCAAAGTAGTTAAACAGCGACAGGCAATTGTAAATATCGGCGTTCAACTTTCCTTACGTTAGCTCCTAAGACTTAATCAAACTCGGTATAACGTAGTTTTAACAGCTACCAACTACTTAAATTGCTCAAAACGAACAATTTAAGTATATATACTCAAAAAATATAAGCAGGAGATGTAAAGGGTAGAAACAACCCTTTCTCCTGCTTACCTATAGCAATGATTAAATTATGTGCCTACAGTTTGTCTACCCTATTAGGTGGAACTGCTAGACATGACAGCTTAACTACTCAATGGCAACGATCACAACTGTGATATTGTCTCGACCACCATTTTGTTTAGCACCATTAATCAGAGCTACAGCAGCTTGCTCACACTCCGAGTTGGATTCAAGGTAGGAACTGATTGCAGAATCAGAAAGTTCTTCAGTAAGTCCATCGCTACAGAGTAAAATGCGATCGCCTACCGTTAAATCTAAAGATTGCACATCAATTTGATAAATATCTTTACGACCTAAGCATTGAGACAATACGTGCCTCCAAGGGTGAACACGAGACTGCTCCTTAGTTAGTTCACCAGCCCTAATTGCTCGCGCTACCCAGGTATGATCTTCAGTAACCTGCTCTAAATTAGAATTTCGCAGGCGATATAAACGAGAATCACCTACATGGGCATACCAAGGCTGATTATGACGGAACATTACCATCACAGCCGTAGTTCCCATTTCTGAACGTTCTGGATGATTATATTGGTCTTGTAAAATTGCCTGATTTGCGTCTAAAAACGCCTGCTGTAATAATTTTGGCGACTCTTCAGCAGAATCCCAATATTTATCCAAAAACTGATAAATTGTCGTTGTAGCTATTCGGCTTGCCTCTTGACCACCTGCGTGTCCGCCCATGCCATCAGCAACTATAAAAAATCGTCCCTCTGGGTCGATGTAAAAATCATCCTGGTTGACACTCCTAACCAGTCCCGGATCAGTACGACCCGTGAAACGAAATATCATAAATCCTCTGCTTGCCTGTTGAAACTATAGGGGAATTAAAACATAGTCTTTTGACTATAAGAGAAACGCATTTGCTTTTAGCTTTAAGTTTAAGGCTAGCTTGCTTTCTTTGCGCGATCGCTCTTAAAACGTACGATCAAACTTGTCCAAGCGTATTAGCAGACGAATGAGAATTATTAATAAGCTAACTGCCATCAAAGCCACAACTACAGCCAGCCAAACATAATTATTAACCAGCAGAATAGTAGCTGACAGCGTAAAAGTCCCGATCAGTAGAGTATAGTTAGTTCCCAACTGAACGCTGCTAATACGCCTCAAAACGCGGTCTGTTTCTATAGACCGCACACGTACCCGTAAGTCTCCCCGTTCTAATTTTTCAATAGTATCTTCAATTCGTCGAGGCAAACCCAAAGCCGTGCTACCAACCTGAGCCGCTTGCCGACCTAATTCATTCAAGAAACTGCTGCCTGCATCCGCACCATTACCATTAGTCATAAGCTGCATTGCAAATGGTTTTGCAACCTCCATAAAATTAAAGTCTGGATCTAAACCCTTACCTACACCTTCAAGAGTAGAAAATGCTCGCATCACAAAGGTGAAAGTTGCTGGAAACCTAAATGGTTGATCGTAAGCAATCTCGTAGAGGTCATCACTAATTTGAGCAACCGACTGATTTTCAAACGGCTTATCCATAAAGTGATCCAGCATATATTGAACCGATCGCCGCACTGGCCCAATATCCTCAACGGGAGCAAGCGCCCCTAACTCAATCAGGGATTTTACAACCCGTTCACCATCTTTTTGAGATATGCCAAACAGGGTATCCATCAGTTTTTCACGGGTAATCGGATTAACCGTTCCCATCATGCCGAAATCATAAAAAATTAATGCTCCATCTGGGTTAACAGCAATATTCCCAGGATGAGGATCAGCATGAAAAAAGCCATCATTAAGCAGTTGGTGTAAATAAGCTTTCGCACCTAATTGAGCAACTAACTTACGATCTATTCCTGCTGCTTCCAATGCCTGATAGTGGCTAATTTTAATTCCTGGGAGATACTCTAAAGTTAATACCCGTGGAGATGCGTAGCGCCAGTAAACGCGGGGTACTTTTACCCAATCTTCTTCGCGAAAGTTACGCCTAAATGTATCTGCGTTGCTACCTTCGCTAATATAATCAATTTCTTCCCACAGAATTCGGCAGCACTCTTCGTAAATACCTAGCCAATCTCGACCACGACCCCAATCAGGATGGTTTTGAAAGTAACGGGTAATTCCTTTAAGAATTTGTAAATCAATAGTGAACAGCTTCCGCAAACCTGGTCGCTGTACTTTAACGACTACCTCTTCACCACTATACAAGGTGGCTTTGTGAACTTGTCCTAGACTGGCGGCAGCCAGAGGCACTGGATCGAAACTACGGAAAAGTTTTGAAACTTTTTTACCTAAGTCCTGCTCAATAATAGTTTCCGCCTGCTCATAGCTAAAGGCAGGTACTTGGTCTTGCAGTTTAGAAAGTTCCTCTACATATTCTGAAGGAAATAGATCAGCGCGGGTAGAAAATAACTGACCAACTTTGATAAATGTTGGGCCTAAATCTAACAGCGTCTCACGAATCCAAATAGCTTGTCTTTTGCGTCTGGCAGCTTGCTTGGCTTCAGTCACGCCACCTTGATAACTCCAAGATTTGCTATTTAGCCACGAGCCAGTCATTAAGGTGAAAACAAAACCCCAAATATCTACGAAGCGTCGGTGACGCGAGTAATTTTCGCGATTCCACCGATAAGCTTTGTCCTTATAGGTCTTCCTTAAAGTATTTGGTAGGGCATTGCCAAGGTGACGGTTGGGTGTAGCAACGTCGTCAGGAGATACAGACACTCTTCTTTTTGGTGTGATGGTTATTATTTTTTGATTGTTAGTTATTTAAAAGCAAAAAGCTAACAACTTTAGACGGAGCTACTACGATAGCGTTGCAACTCAGTACGTAAACGAGCTACTTCTGCTCGCAGTTCGTCAATTGTGACCTGGAGATCTAATGCTTGGGAACCATGTGGCACGATCGCAGTGGTAGTTCTTCCAGCGACAGAGGCTTCTGCTTCACGTTCGGCTCGTTCCATCACTTGCTGGGTGAATTCCCGCAACCGCTCTCTTTGCTCGGCATCAAATTTACCCAATTCACTCAAGGCATTTGTCAAAGCTTCTTCTACTTGCTCATTAATCGCTTGTGCTAAAGCTCTACCCACAAAAAAAGCATGAATTACATGGTTATTCATAAGTCAAATTTAATAGTGCGTCCGCCAAAATTATAACCTGCTTGCCTTCAAGGCTGCTTAAAAGGTTTATTCGGTGCTAGTGTGTTATGGGTACGCGGGGTGTTTGTTGTG of the Oculatellaceae cyanobacterium genome contains:
- the hisG gene encoding ATP phosphoribosyltransferase codes for the protein MITVALPKGALLSDSIRLLQAVGLDFSAFLDKTNRQLQIYDPTNTAKALLVRAQDVPVYVEYGQAQLGIVGYDVLKEKTSQVAHLVDLKFGGCRLSVAVKESSPYRSVLELPPHGRVASKFVHCAREYFNSLDLPVEIVPLSGSVELGPITGMSEAIVDLVSTGRTLKENGLIEIEILFQSTARLIAHPLSYRLNTGNLNQLVEQIRDSTLAVV
- a CDS encoding ABC transporter ATP-binding protein; the encoded protein is MSRSSSKTKVVSNQRKSSDGKLLNSDRETDWRLFLRLVPYARRSGPELAISLVLLVPLAISGAIQPLIIGEAISLIRQESTKFAFLQGKSLEEGINLLATLLLLTMVIRLLFTAIQGYTVQKVGQKITADIRADLFEHVTHLAVRFFDRTPVGKLITRLTSDVEALGDVFTTGAIGIVSDLFSIVVIAVAMFALQWQIALMLVLMLVPVTALIIYFQQQYRKANYKAREELSSLNSMLQENIVGVNIVQLFRREKYNAEMFRSINNQYIKELDKTIFHDSAVSATLEWISLIAIAAVLWLGGSMVLGNTLSFGVLSAFILYAQRLFDPLRQFAEKFTAIQSGFTAVERINDILNEPIEIRDPEQALEKRFSISSPDDKNRSGEIRFENVWFAYKNDEYVIKDLDFIIYPGEKVALVGPTGAGKSSIIRLLCRLYEPTKGRILIDGIDIRDLPQTELRRHLGVILQEGFLFAGDVKTNITLGETYSLDEIRTAAQITNVDQFIEQLPQGYDTQLRERGTNLSGGQKQLLAFARSAIRNPHILVLDEATASLDVGTEALIQDALDRLLVERTAIIIAHRLSTIRNVDRIFVLKQGSLIESGSHDELLEQGGVYASLYNLQMLGT
- the trpD gene encoding anthranilate phosphoribosyltransferase, with amino-acid sequence MTSTSPVAQDLNNSLASIDAAIWSKLLQQLLDKESLSCEQASQLMQGWLIEEIPLVLSGAILAALQAKGISADELAGMAQVLQAQSSSLSTPHSSLPTPLIDTCGTGGDGASTFNISTAVAFVAAAAGVPVAKHGNRSASSKVGSADVLEALGINLNAASDKVHAAVQEVGITFLFAPGWHPALKAVASLRKTLKVRTVFNLLGPLVNPLRPTGQIIGVSDPTLVSTIAHALKQLGTSQAIVVHGREKLDEAGLGDLTDLAVLSNGEVQLTSINPQNVGLTPATLGALRGGDVTENAEILKNVLQGNGTPSQQDVVALNAALALQVGGAVPLEDHAQGISIAKDILNTGAAWSKLEQLVEFLRD
- a CDS encoding anhydro-N-acetylmuramic acid kinase, translating into MTRVIGLISGTSVDGIDAALVEISGEEADLKVELLTGSTYPYPLALRQQILDVCAGKAISMAELAELDDAIAYEFAQAAQAVQVNHKNPQLIGSHGQTVYHRPLKQQSPANSPAINMAYSLQLGRGALIADLTRIPTVSNFRVADIAAGGEGAPLVPKIDACLLGHPTKARCIQNIGGIGNVAYLPATNDTENVNISGWDTGPGNTLLDIAVQQLSDGSQTYDKDGKWAATGTPCDALVQQWLTQEYFQITPPKSTGREHFGREYLQQCLTDAHSYNLSPADLLATLAEFTVASIVHSYRNFLPQMPDEVLLCGGGSRNLYLKERLQAQINPIPVLTTDEAGVSADFKEAIAFAVLAYWHQLGITGNLIQATGARQPAILGELYLPIG
- a CDS encoding serine/threonine-protein kinase; translation: MSPDLKKSRLLANRYQLVGLVGKGSMGEVYQANDVLLGGVSVAVKFLSQALLNQTKRDRFQREATICALLGETSIHIVRVRDYGLDEREIPFYVMEYLQGESLRAIIKPQPLPLPRFLNLSRQICLGLQCAHQGILMNDNLSPIIHRDIKPSNILILQDHSVGELAKILDFGIAQLQSDIIKPRSFMGTPAYCSPEQMLGKELDNRSDIYSLGVMMFEMLTGEKPIKAEINSLPGWQKAHLSQTPSFESIRSDFKLPKKLQDLVISCLAKSSSDRPESVTAILRELASLEKKFANQQAEQHKDAIFTQPPPTTEPKTKSPQGFDEIFWVTSWPKDKPQAEIVFPHILHNNHQSFATLWVMFSQEEIKKRLLSTRYNQFLFLVSPHPMILWITTLYTKEHGARWLPCYLDLKTSVGQKITRLLADTGRYRILLFAIEQPSRCSQVVTATIAPAQCKLLESWANMSNTAISLSDGQMSKKLLKQELDKLKPKILMRLSATQTDLPRDISG
- a CDS encoding NblA/ycf18 family protein, producing MSQPIELSLEQQFSIRSFETQVEHMSHEQAQQFLVQLYKQMMMREETYKNLLKHQWGLEPNAHFE
- a CDS encoding Stp1/IreP family PP2C-type Ser/Thr phosphatase gives rise to the protein MIFRFTGRTDPGLVRSVNQDDFYIDPEGRFFIVADGMGGHAGGQEASRIATTTIYQFLDKYWDSAEESPKLLQQAFLDANQAILQDQYNHPERSEMGTTAVMVMFRHNQPWYAHVGDSRLYRLRNSNLEQVTEDHTWVARAIRAGELTKEQSRVHPWRHVLSQCLGRKDIYQIDVQSLDLTVGDRILLCSDGLTEELSDSAISSYLESNSECEQAAVALINGAKQNGGRDNITVVIVAIE
- a CDS encoding AarF/ABC1/UbiB kinase family protein yields the protein MSVSPDDVATPNRHLGNALPNTLRKTYKDKAYRWNRENYSRHRRFVDIWGFVFTLMTGSWLNSKSWSYQGGVTEAKQAARRKRQAIWIRETLLDLGPTFIKVGQLFSTRADLFPSEYVEELSKLQDQVPAFSYEQAETIIEQDLGKKVSKLFRSFDPVPLAAASLGQVHKATLYSGEEVVVKVQRPGLRKLFTIDLQILKGITRYFQNHPDWGRGRDWLGIYEECCRILWEEIDYISEGSNADTFRRNFREEDWVKVPRVYWRYASPRVLTLEYLPGIKISHYQALEAAGIDRKLVAQLGAKAYLHQLLNDGFFHADPHPGNIAVNPDGALIFYDFGMMGTVNPITREKLMDTLFGISQKDGERVVKSLIELGALAPVEDIGPVRRSVQYMLDHFMDKPFENQSVAQISDDLYEIAYDQPFRFPATFTFVMRAFSTLEGVGKGLDPDFNFMEVAKPFAMQLMTNGNGADAGSSFLNELGRQAAQVGSTALGLPRRIEDTIEKLERGDLRVRVRSIETDRVLRRISSVQLGTNYTLLIGTFTLSATILLVNNYVWLAVVVALMAVSLLIILIRLLIRLDKFDRTF